From Erwinia pyri, a single genomic window includes:
- the pckA gene encoding phosphoenolpyruvate carboxykinase (ATP), whose product MRDLTPQDLVAYGITETVEILYNPDFDTLYQEETRPELTGYERGITTQSGAIAVDTGIFTGRSPKDKYIVRDETTRDTLWWNDQGKGKNDNQPLSAETWQALKGLVTKQLSGKRLFVVDAWCGANPDTRLSVRFITEVAWQAHFVKNMFIRPDEQALASFEPDFVVMNGSKCTNPEWQAQGLNSENFVAFNLTERIQLIGGTWYGGEMKKGLFAVMNYLLPLQGIASMHCSANVGEKGDVAIFFGLSGTGKTTLSTDPKRQLIGDDEHGWDDDGVFNFEGGCYAKTIKLSEQAEPEIYHAIRRNALLENVVVRADGSIDFDDGSKTENTRVSYPIEHIDNIVKPVSKAGHARKVIFLTADAFGVLPPVSRLSPDQTQYHFLSGFTAKLAGTERGVTEPAPTFSACFGAAFLTLHPTQYAEVLVKRMEAAGAEAYLVNTGWNGSGKRISLKDTRAIINAILNDELSDAETVTLPIFNLEMPVALPGVESQILDPRHTYANEAEWETRARDLAARFITNFDKYTDTPAGKALIKAGPQL is encoded by the coding sequence ATGCGTGATCTGACCCCGCAGGACCTCGTCGCATATGGCATCACTGAGACGGTAGAGATTCTCTATAATCCCGATTTCGACACCCTGTATCAGGAAGAAACACGCCCGGAGCTGACCGGCTATGAGCGTGGCATAACCACCCAATCGGGCGCTATCGCTGTGGATACCGGCATTTTTACCGGCCGCTCTCCCAAAGATAAATATATCGTTCGTGATGAGACCACCCGCGACACGCTCTGGTGGAACGATCAGGGCAAAGGCAAGAATGACAATCAGCCGCTTTCTGCGGAAACCTGGCAGGCCCTGAAGGGACTGGTCACCAAACAGCTCTCTGGCAAACGGCTGTTTGTGGTGGACGCCTGGTGCGGCGCTAACCCCGATACCAGACTCAGCGTCCGCTTTATTACCGAAGTGGCGTGGCAGGCGCACTTTGTCAAAAACATGTTTATTCGCCCCGATGAGCAGGCGCTGGCAAGCTTTGAACCTGACTTTGTGGTGATGAACGGATCGAAATGCACTAACCCGGAGTGGCAGGCTCAGGGGCTGAACTCCGAGAATTTTGTCGCTTTCAACCTCACGGAACGCATACAGCTGATTGGCGGCACCTGGTACGGCGGCGAAATGAAGAAAGGCCTGTTTGCGGTGATGAACTATCTGCTGCCGTTACAGGGCATTGCCTCCATGCACTGCTCGGCCAACGTGGGTGAAAAAGGGGATGTGGCTATCTTCTTCGGCCTCTCCGGCACCGGAAAAACCACGCTCTCCACCGACCCGAAGCGCCAGCTGATTGGTGATGATGAACATGGCTGGGATGATGATGGCGTGTTTAACTTTGAAGGCGGCTGCTACGCAAAAACCATCAAGCTTTCTGAGCAGGCAGAGCCGGAAATTTATCACGCTATTCGCCGTAATGCGCTGCTGGAAAACGTGGTGGTACGCGCCGATGGCTCCATCGATTTCGATGACGGCAGCAAGACCGAAAATACCCGCGTCTCCTACCCTATTGAGCATATCGACAATATTGTTAAACCTGTCTCCAAAGCGGGGCATGCCCGTAAGGTGATCTTCCTGACGGCGGATGCCTTTGGCGTATTGCCGCCGGTTTCACGCCTCAGCCCGGACCAGACGCAGTATCACTTCCTGTCTGGGTTTACCGCCAAGCTGGCCGGCACGGAACGTGGCGTGACGGAGCCTGCGCCAACGTTTTCGGCCTGCTTTGGCGCCGCCTTCCTGACATTACACCCCACGCAGTATGCAGAAGTGCTGGTAAAAAGGATGGAGGCGGCAGGCGCAGAGGCGTACCTGGTCAATACGGGCTGGAACGGCAGCGGCAAGCGGATCTCGCTTAAAGATACCCGCGCGATTATCAACGCTATCCTCAACGACGAGTTATCAGACGCAGAAACGGTGACGCTGCCCATCTTCAACCTGGAGATGCCTGTTGCCTTGCCGGGCGTGGAGAGCCAGATCCTCGATCCCCGTCATACCTATGCAAACGAAGCGGAGTGGGAAACCAGAGCGCGCGACCTGGCTGCGCGGTTTATCACGAACTTCGATAAATATACCGATACGCCGGCAGGAAAAGCCCTGATTAAAGCCGGGCCTCAGCTGTAA
- a CDS encoding intracellular growth attenuator family protein, translating into MSTIVIILAVMLSCSIGAGCFFWYAMRHRPPLAKPLPFISPPFRKLSEDERKAVERYISLLGKQRDNTLPGGVSRTAEPLTLTSQSSNVYPVTRSITRYGLSTDEPNKWRYYLDAVEVHLPPLWEQYIAEENYVELIKTHSIPLVISLNGHSLVNYVYEQPALAPVVRPVSQNASIRKEESENIELISVRKESAEEYALSRPDGTREAVAICVAFLLFFISLVGPELLMPWLVLAGTALLVVSCWFLIRRPTEKDLREIHCLRGAPKRWGLFGESNQGQVSNISLGIIDLIYPPHWQPYVSNDLGQSTEVDIYLNRHVVRQGRFLSLQDEVRNFPIQRWKKNLVLAAGSLLVLVLLVAWIPLSMPLKLSIAWLKGTESVQVHSVNDLEKMSLHVGDSLKVNGEGMCSIPATYQGNRTYAFMPFDCSAVYWNNAAPLPQPQSDIIDKATALLSTTSQQLHPQTSTDPKLNPQLATAIQKSGMILLDDFSDIVLRTQELCSQEQDCVRLKNALVNLGNAKDWETLVHRADSGALNGMNVLLRPVSAEALENLVNTATSSFFYRETRRAAEALNSPPPGGFLILSDEGRQLVNQQAPTVSLFDYNAPDQWPELQRLAGMLLHTPFSANGIVTNISTDANGTRHIALHNAPDTLTLWRYLGTSLLLLVVALCFVINGLLALRRIHRNRQRIIAIQTYYDKCFSPALSTSQSIRPLF; encoded by the coding sequence ATGAGCACGATAGTCATTATATTGGCTGTGATGCTGTCTTGCTCGATCGGGGCGGGTTGTTTCTTCTGGTACGCTATGCGGCATCGTCCGCCGTTGGCGAAACCACTGCCATTTATCAGTCCCCCCTTTCGCAAATTAAGCGAGGACGAGCGTAAAGCCGTCGAGCGCTATATTTCCCTGCTTGGAAAACAGCGCGACAATACGCTGCCTGGCGGCGTGAGCAGGACGGCAGAGCCGTTAACGCTCACCTCACAAAGCAGCAACGTCTACCCGGTCACCCGCTCAATCACCCGCTATGGCCTCTCTACCGATGAACCCAACAAGTGGCGCTACTACCTTGATGCTGTAGAAGTGCATCTGCCGCCGTTATGGGAGCAGTACATTGCGGAAGAGAATTATGTCGAGCTGATCAAAACGCATTCTATTCCGCTGGTGATTTCGCTCAATGGCCATTCGCTGGTCAATTATGTCTACGAGCAACCCGCGCTGGCGCCCGTTGTCCGGCCCGTGTCGCAAAACGCCTCGATCAGAAAAGAAGAGAGCGAAAACATTGAGCTGATTAGCGTGCGCAAAGAGAGCGCCGAAGAGTATGCGCTCAGCCGCCCGGACGGCACGCGGGAAGCGGTCGCCATCTGCGTCGCGTTCCTGCTGTTTTTTATCAGCCTGGTCGGCCCTGAACTGTTGATGCCCTGGCTGGTACTGGCCGGAACCGCGCTGCTGGTAGTGAGCTGTTGGTTCCTGATCCGTCGTCCGACAGAGAAAGATCTGCGGGAAATCCACTGCCTCAGAGGTGCGCCCAAGCGCTGGGGACTGTTCGGTGAATCGAATCAGGGTCAGGTCAGCAACATTTCGCTGGGTATCATTGATCTGATCTATCCCCCTCACTGGCAGCCCTATGTCTCCAACGATTTGGGGCAATCCACAGAAGTGGATATTTACCTTAACCGCCACGTTGTCCGCCAGGGTCGCTTCCTTTCTCTGCAGGATGAGGTGCGTAACTTTCCGATCCAGCGCTGGAAAAAGAATTTAGTGCTGGCAGCGGGTTCTCTGCTGGTGCTGGTGCTGTTAGTGGCGTGGATCCCGCTGAGTATGCCGCTTAAGCTGAGCATCGCCTGGCTGAAAGGCACGGAGAGCGTGCAGGTACATTCGGTAAATGATCTGGAGAAAATGTCGCTTCACGTTGGCGACAGCCTGAAGGTGAACGGTGAAGGGATGTGTTCTATCCCGGCGACTTATCAGGGCAACCGCACCTATGCGTTTATGCCTTTCGACTGTTCTGCCGTTTACTGGAATAATGCCGCTCCCCTGCCCCAGCCTCAGTCTGACATTATTGATAAAGCCACCGCGCTGCTCAGCACCACCAGCCAGCAGCTTCATCCCCAGACCAGCACCGATCCCAAGCTTAACCCGCAGCTGGCCACCGCTATTCAGAAATCGGGCATGATCCTGCTGGATGACTTCTCCGATATCGTGCTGAGAACGCAGGAGCTCTGTAGCCAGGAGCAGGATTGCGTCAGGCTGAAAAACGCCCTGGTCAATCTGGGGAATGCCAAAGATTGGGAAACGCTGGTGCACCGTGCAGATTCTGGCGCATTAAACGGCATGAACGTTCTGCTGCGTCCTGTCAGTGCCGAAGCGCTGGAGAACCTGGTAAACACCGCGACATCCTCTTTCTTCTACCGGGAAACGCGACGTGCTGCTGAAGCCCTGAACAGCCCACCGCCGGGCGGTTTCCTGATCCTCAGTGATGAAGGCAGGCAATTAGTGAATCAGCAGGCGCCTACCGTCTCGCTGTTTGATTACAATGCACCCGATCAGTGGCCAGAGCTGCAAAGGCTTGCCGGCATGCTGCTGCATACGCCCTTCTCCGCTAACGGCATTGTGACCAATATCAGCACTGATGCGAACGGCACGCGGCATATCGCGCTGCACAACGCGCCAGACACGCTGACGTTATGGCGCTATCTCGGCACCAGCCTGCTGCTGCTGGTGGTAGCACTCTGTTTCGTGATCAATGGTTTGCTGGCGCTGCGGCGTATTCACCGTAACCGTCAGCGGATTATCGCCATTCAGACCTATTATGATAAGTGCTTCAGCCCCGCGCTGAGCACCAGCCAGAGTATTCGTCCGCTGTTCTGA
- the hslO gene encoding Hsp33 family molecular chaperone HslO, giving the protein MAHQDQMHRYLFENYAVRGELVTVSETWREIISGHDYPLPVQNILGELLVATSLLTATLKFDGDITVQLQGDGPLTMAVINGNNRQEMRGVARMQGEIAPESTLKEMVGNGYLVITISPTQGERYQGVVGLEGETLAECLEDYFMRSEQLPTRLFIRTGEHEGKPGAGGILLQVLPAQDANPDDFTHLATLTETIKTEELLGLPANDVLWRLYHQEEVTVYDPQTVCFRCTCSHERCGEVLATLPEEEVDQILAEDGKIDMHCDYCGSHYTYDAVDIAAIRNGSLSSDENLH; this is encoded by the coding sequence ATGGCTCATCAAGACCAAATGCACCGTTATCTGTTCGAAAACTACGCCGTGCGTGGTGAACTGGTGACCGTTTCCGAAACCTGGCGTGAAATCATCAGCGGACACGATTATCCGCTGCCGGTGCAAAACATTCTGGGCGAACTGCTGGTGGCGACCAGCCTGCTGACCGCTACGCTGAAGTTTGACGGGGATATTACCGTTCAGCTTCAGGGCGACGGCCCGCTCACTATGGCGGTGATTAACGGTAACAACCGCCAGGAGATGCGTGGCGTAGCGCGTATGCAGGGTGAGATTGCTCCCGAGAGCACGCTGAAAGAGATGGTGGGCAATGGCTATCTGGTGATCACCATCTCCCCAACGCAAGGCGAGCGTTATCAGGGCGTGGTCGGGCTGGAAGGCGAGACGCTGGCAGAGTGTCTGGAAGATTACTTTATGCGTTCAGAGCAGCTTCCTACCCGTCTGTTTATCCGCACGGGTGAACACGAAGGCAAGCCAGGCGCTGGCGGTATTCTGCTGCAGGTTCTTCCCGCGCAGGATGCAAATCCCGATGATTTCACCCATCTGGCAACGCTGACCGAAACCATTAAAACGGAAGAGCTGCTCGGCCTGCCTGCCAATGACGTGCTGTGGCGCCTCTATCATCAGGAAGAAGTTACCGTTTACGATCCGCAAACCGTCTGCTTCCGCTGTACCTGCTCTCATGAACGCTGCGGCGAAGTGCTGGCAACGCTGCCAGAAGAGGAAGTGGACCAGATCCTCGCTGAAGATGGCAAAATTGATATGCATTGCGACTATTGCGGCAGCCACTATACCTATGATGCGGTTGATATCGCGGCTATTCGTAACGGCTCTCTCTCCAGTGACGAAAACCTTCATTGA
- the hslR gene encoding ribosome-associated heat shock protein Hsp15 produces the protein MKEKSAEAVRLDKWLWAARFYKTRSAAREMIEGGKVHYNGQRSKPSKIVELHARLTLRQGNDERTVVVQAIGEQRRPAVEAQLMYEETAESIEKREKIAQARKMNALTMPHPDRRPDKKERRDLMKFKNSGDE, from the coding sequence ATGAAAGAGAAATCCGCAGAGGCGGTTCGGCTCGATAAATGGCTGTGGGCCGCTCGCTTCTATAAAACCCGCTCTGCCGCACGTGAGATGATTGAAGGCGGCAAGGTTCATTACAACGGTCAGCGTAGCAAGCCGAGTAAAATTGTGGAGCTTCACGCCCGGTTAACGCTCCGGCAGGGCAACGATGAACGTACCGTTGTCGTTCAGGCGATCGGCGAACAGCGTCGTCCCGCTGTAGAAGCCCAGCTGATGTATGAAGAGACGGCAGAAAGTATTGAGAAACGGGAAAAGATTGCGCAGGCGCGAAAAATGAACGCGCTGACTATGCCGCACCCCGATCGTCGCCCTGACAAAAAGGAGCGACGGGACTTAATGAAATTTAAAAATTCAGGCGACGAGTAG